TGCAGATTATAGGAGTAAGCTATCCGGGTCTAGAAAAGGACATTGCAAATGACAAAAATTATAATTTTAATACTCCAAGCTTATTGCTTTATCATGCTCCAACTGATATTAGAATAAAACAGATTGATCATAACAATATGTATTATTCTCCAAAAATTAATTTTGATTATGCCAAAGAGCTGGGTGTAGATCTACAATTATCAGGCCATACGCATAAGGGGCAAATTTTCCCTTTTAATTTTATTACTAATTATATGTATAATGGTTATGATTATGGTCTTCATAAAGAAGGATATTTCTCTATATATATAAGCAGCGGTACAGGCTTTTGGGGGCCAGCCATGCGAACTGGATCAAGATCCGAGATAGTTGCAATAACCTTAAAGAAAAAATAGCTTCTTGCTTTTATTTTAAAAAATATATAAGATTACAGAACTGCCCTTCTCTAACATAAATTGCAAAGCATAATTATCCGCAATAAAAAAATCAAAAAATAATAAAACTAAATTCACACTCTATGAAAATTCTTTTTGTCTATCCCGAATACCCAGAAACTTTTTGGAGTTTTAAGCATGCTCTAAAATTTATCTCTAAAAAAGCCGGCCATCCGCCATTAGGTCTTTTAACCGTGGCCGCCATGCTGCCCAAGCACTGGGACAAAAAATTAATAGATTTAAATATTGAAAAATTGGCTGATGAAGATATCTGCTGGGCTGACTATGTGTTTATCAGCGCCATGTCTATTCAACAAGAATCTGCCAAAAGAGTAATCGCTCGTTGTCAGGAACTAGGAACCAAGATTGTTGCTGGCGGCCCTCTTTTTACCACGAATTTTAAGGACTTCCCAGATGTCAACCATCTCCTGCTTGGTGAGGCAGAAAATACTTTGCCGCTCTTCCTAGAGGACTTAGAAAAAGGCCGTCTAAAACACCTTTATTCATCAGCTGAAAAACCCAATATTCAGCTAACCCCGCCGCCTCTTTGGGAGCTGGCCAATATGAAAAAATATGCTTCAATGGGCATTCAATATTCGCGGGGCTGCCCCTTTAATTGTGATTTTTGTAATGTGACTGCTCTTTTTGGCCGCAAGATGCGATTAAAAACTAAAGGGCAGATATTGACTGAACTAGAAAATTTGTATTCACGGGGTTGGCGAGGTTCTGTTTTTTTTGTTGATGACAACTTTATTGGAAACAAATCTGCCTTAAAAAAAGAAATCCTCCCGGCAATCATCTATTGGGAAAAGGAAAAAAAATATCCCTTTTCTTTTAACACCCAAGCTTCAATAAATCTGGCAGATGACGAGGAACTAATGCGGCTGATGGCTGATGCTGGGTTTGGCGCTGTTTTTGTGGGTATTGAAACTCCCAACCAAGAAAGCTTAGCCGAGTGTGGCAAACTTCAAAACAAAAACCGCGATCTAATAGCCAATATCAGAAAAATTCAAAAATTCGGCCTAGAGGTTCGAGGAGGTTTTATTCTTGGCTTTGATAGTGACCCGTCTTCTATTTTTGATAGAATGATTTTATTCATTCAAAAAAGCGGTATTGCCACAGCTATGGTCGGTTTATTAAACGCCCCTAATGGCACTAAGCTCTATCAACGATTGGTAAAAGAAAATAGAATTATAAAAAATTTCTCTGGCGACAATACAGATTTCTCAATCAATTTTATAACAAAAATGGATCGCAACGTTCTTCTTGCTGGCTACCAAAAAGTTGTTTCTAATCTTTATTCA
The Patescibacteria group bacterium DNA segment above includes these coding regions:
- a CDS encoding metallophosphoesterase produces the protein KNLTVSIRDLPEEWEGKTIVQLSDIHLGQIIGTRFMNRVNEKVDEINPEIVVITGDLFDGMNKSLDSFIKPLNNIKAKKGVYYVTGNHETYIGVKKALDTLEKTEINVLDDEVALVNGLQIIGVSYPGLEKDIANDKNYNFNTPSLLLYHAPTDIRIKQIDHNNMYYSPKINFDYAKELGVDLQLSGHTHKGQIFPFNFITNYMYNGYDYGLHKEGYFSIYISSGTGFWGPAMRTGSRSEIVAITLKKK
- a CDS encoding B12-binding domain-containing radical SAM protein, with the translated sequence MKILFVYPEYPETFWSFKHALKFISKKAGHPPLGLLTVAAMLPKHWDKKLIDLNIEKLADEDICWADYVFISAMSIQQESAKRVIARCQELGTKIVAGGPLFTTNFKDFPDVNHLLLGEAENTLPLFLEDLEKGRLKHLYSSAEKPNIQLTPPPLWELANMKKYASMGIQYSRGCPFNCDFCNVTALFGRKMRLKTKGQILTELENLYSRGWRGSVFFVDDNFIGNKSALKKEILPAIIYWEKEKKYPFSFNTQASINLADDEELMRLMADAGFGAVFVGIETPNQESLAECGKLQNKNRDLIANIRKIQKFGLEVRGGFILGFDSDPSSIFDRMILFIQKSGIATAMVGLLNAPNGTKLYQRLVKENRIIKNFSGDNTDFSINFITKMDRNVLLAGYQKVVSNLYSPKQYYERVKILLKNFTPPKKGKSQFHFYHIKALVKSVWFLGIREKSRKHYWKLIVWSLFRRPKLLPLAITLSIYGSHFRKIFAAYGNL